In the genome of Actinomadura graeca, one region contains:
- a CDS encoding RNA polymerase sigma factor, whose product MSRRGSAIECAAQGPAEWFDDLFGRYFPRVYAYAVTRVGTAQAEEVASETFAIAWRRRDVVPDVPLAWLIGVARNVIREQYRDALRQDLIAAELTAWAASTPVSGDVAELVADRDVLLRGLAALPEQDREVLMLLGWHGLSPREAADVLGCSRPALTMRVHRARRRLERRIGGAAHTARRESGGTDE is encoded by the coding sequence ACGGGGATCGGCCATCGAGTGCGCGGCCCAAGGCCCGGCCGAGTGGTTCGACGATCTCTTCGGCCGGTACTTCCCGCGCGTGTACGCCTACGCGGTGACGCGGGTCGGGACCGCGCAGGCCGAGGAGGTCGCGAGCGAGACGTTCGCCATCGCGTGGCGGCGCCGTGACGTCGTACCGGACGTCCCGCTGGCCTGGCTGATCGGCGTCGCCCGCAACGTGATCCGTGAGCAGTACCGGGACGCGCTGCGCCAGGACCTGATCGCCGCGGAGCTGACCGCCTGGGCGGCGTCCACGCCGGTGTCCGGCGACGTCGCCGAACTGGTCGCCGATCGGGACGTCCTCCTGCGCGGGCTGGCCGCGCTGCCGGAGCAGGACCGCGAGGTCCTCATGCTGCTCGGCTGGCACGGGCTGTCCCCTCGGGAGGCCGCCGACGTCCTCGGCTGTTCGAGGCCCGCGCTCACCATGCGCGTGCACCGGGCGCGCCGCCGCCTGGAACGCCGGATCGGCGGCGCCGCGCACACCGCCCGACGTGAGAGTGGAGGCACCGATGAGTAG